The Pyrenophora tritici-repentis strain M4 chromosome 2, whole genome shotgun sequence genome window below encodes:
- a CDS encoding Methyltransf-18 multi-domain protein, with the protein MSLQSLHPHSILLSITDLNFITVYYGTLSEITNAYQPMVGVFDYMSSAHHPDVQRALQLVSLQQGQSVLEVVAGSGRLIAAAKQAVGDGFCLAVDAVQGLPDLDIPWQLSNAGLTVYHLGTSQQQVHLMNANVTDDALRDRIAQVPQAPPSFDCIFALHLLNTIPPDQRLGILRNLHKLLKPDGRLIVLMSARFANFAPSPAESAVPVQFRTLPYTEAPGSLLVMRYMDGPTVPVPRGIDRPLNEVFFAMQLSPTRFWSIAAQQASEAANAAGFVVDKAHHLGKGDCFGLPVLDSSLPASTLVGMSHMQIIHQLLPQNQSGWACRGRTSAI; encoded by the coding sequence ATGAGCCTTCAATCACTTCATCCACACTCAATTCTACTATCCATAACCGACCTCAACTTCATCACGGTCTATTACGGCACCCTCAGCGAGATCACGAACGCCTACCAACCCATGGTTGGTGTATTCGACTACATGAGCTCCGCCCATCATCCTGACGTACAACGTGCACTTCAGCTAGTCTCCCTTCAACAAGGGCAGAGCGTCCTCGAGGTGGTTGCTGGCTCAGGTCGACTCATCGCGGCTGCCAAGCAGGCTGTTGGTGATGGATTTTGCCTCGCTGTCGATGCCGTACAAGGCCTGCCCGACCTCGACATTCCCTGGCAGCTCAGCAACGCAGGTCTCACGGTGTATCATCTCGGGACAAGCCAGCAACAAGTTCACCTTATGAATGCCAACGTTACCGACGATGCGCTGCGCGACCGCATCGCTCAAGTGCCTCAGGCTCCTCCGTCCTTCGACTGCATATTCGCCTTACACCTCCTCAATACCATCCCGCCCGATCAGCGTCTTGGCATCCTCCGCAACTTGCACAAGCTGCTCAAACCTGATGGACGCCTCATTGTGTTGATGTCCGCCCGCTTCGCCAACTTCGCGCCTTCACCCGCTGAGTCCGCCGTCCCTGTGCAATTCAGGACTTTGCCCTATACAGAAGCACCAGGCTCGTTGCTCGTTATGCGCTACATGGACGGCCCAACCGTGCCTGTTCCTCGAGGCATTGATCGGCCGCTCAACGAAGTCTTCTTCGCTATGCAACTGTCCCCCACTAGGTTTTGGTCGATAGCCGCTCAGCAAGCTTCTGAGGCAGCCAATGCAGCTGGCTTTGTGGTTGACAAGGCTCATCATTTGGGTAAAGGCGACTGCTTTGGCCTCCCTGTCCTTGATTCCTCTCTCCCTGCATCGACGTTAGTGGGTATGTCCCACATGCAGATCATCCATCAGTTGCTGCCGCAGAACCAGTCTGGCTGGGCATGCAGAGGTCGCACGAGCGCTATTTAG
- a CDS encoding Transformer domain containing protein, translated as MAPLELQVLESTQRRQRARRHQRGAGKRGGRRDPSLLERLDSNNRAAAPPSTLPARMTESSVPAENVFVFQSRQPASTTPTTATTALYPAQQWPEASTAPVASYLSDSDYIHNRDDVLIEPSTAVAEFSQLSPASPRSVNRLPDLRAIQWVVYWRLYTGSSAGVAINSANGTELSGSTSAIAAAVAGNKLSAASC; from the exons ATGGCCCCGTTAGAGCTGCAGGTTTTAGAGTCAACACAGCGGCGACAGCGAGCTCGCCGGCATCAGCGAGGCGCTGGCAAGCGTGGCGGACGCCGCGACCCCAGTCTACTTGAGCGTCTCGATAGTAACAACAGAGCAGCGGCGCCGCCGTCGACGCTGCCTGCACGGATGACAGAGTCATCAGTACCGGCGGAGAATGTCTTCGTGTTTCAATCTAGACAGCCAGCCTCCACGACGCCGACGACAGCAACCACGGCGCTGTATCCGGCTCAGCAATGGCCT GAGGCTTCAACAGCGCCCGTTGCAAGCTATCTGTCGGAT AGCGATTATATACACAACCGAGATGA CGTCCTAATCGAGCCGTCAACCGCTGTCGCAGAGTTTTCACAGCTATCGCCAGCCTCACCCCGCTCCGTCAATCGATTACCAGACTTACGAGCAATACAATGGGTCGTATATTGGCGGTTATACACGGGTTCCAGCGCCGGCGTGGCCATCAACAGCGCCAACGGGACTGAGCTATCAGGCTcaacctcagcgattgccGCCGCCGTCGCCGGCAACAAACTATCAGCAGCCTCATGTTAG